In Mucilaginibacter celer, one DNA window encodes the following:
- a CDS encoding PIG-L family deacetylase, translating into MKKYILLLVMVIGLGINTPHAQTIVSAPRALVVIAHPDDESTFSVTLYKIAKEQHGIVDLFVITNGEAGYKYSTLAEDYYGVKLTDEPVGRANLPRIRKKELVNAGKILGVNKYYFEDQLDAHFTLDEKEPLDTSWDVPAVKKRLNQVLKANHYDYVFTLLPTDDTHGGHKAATILAIDAVKELPAQNRPIILGATTTNKIDAVSRFISYKGYSETQTVADTALFKVDRTASFSYKNRLNYKVIANWEIAEHKSQGFTQMSMNDGDWEQFWYFAVNDKTNIQKTADFFNKLNITPCPVKTYPETKPVYTKF; encoded by the coding sequence GTGAAAAAATACATCTTGTTATTGGTAATGGTGATTGGCTTGGGTATTAATACACCCCATGCGCAAACCATCGTATCCGCACCCCGCGCCCTTGTAGTGATAGCGCACCCAGATGATGAAAGCACATTTTCGGTAACGCTATACAAAATAGCCAAAGAGCAGCACGGCATTGTTGATCTGTTTGTGATCACCAACGGTGAAGCAGGCTACAAATATTCAACCCTTGCCGAAGACTATTATGGTGTGAAACTTACGGATGAACCTGTAGGCCGGGCTAACCTGCCCCGTATCCGTAAAAAGGAACTGGTTAATGCAGGTAAGATTTTGGGTGTTAATAAATATTATTTTGAAGATCAACTGGATGCTCATTTTACGCTTGATGAAAAAGAACCGCTGGATACCAGCTGGGATGTCCCCGCCGTTAAAAAACGCTTGAACCAGGTATTAAAAGCAAATCACTACGATTACGTTTTTACCTTATTGCCAACTGATGATACCCATGGAGGCCATAAAGCAGCTACAATTTTGGCGATAGATGCGGTGAAAGAATTGCCCGCCCAAAACCGACCGATAATTTTAGGCGCAACCACAACCAATAAAATAGATGCAGTGAGCCGCTTTATATCTTACAAAGGATATTCGGAAACACAAACCGTAGCAGATACAGCGTTGTTTAAGGTTGATCGTACAGCATCATTCAGCTATAAAAACCGGTTGAACTATAAAGTGATAGCCAACTGGGAAATAGCCGAACATAAATCGCAGGGTTTTACGCAGATGAGCATGAACGATGGCGATTGGGAGCAGTTTTGGTATTTCGCGGTGAACGATAAAACCAACATCCAAAAAACTGCCGATTTCTTTAATAAGCTCAATATAACTCCCTGTCCCGTTAAAACTTATCCGGAAACAAAACCTGTTTATACCAAGTTTTAA
- a CDS encoding MFS transporter: MLQDKNQKIATLLAFSLIPLSGFATDIYIPSLPSMGLSMHAGSLQVQMTLTFFLISYGISQLFIGSILDSFGRYRFSLVALLVFAAASFVIALTHNIYVVYLMRVIHGITVALIVVSKRAFFVDVYKDKQLKHYLSLFTIIWSAGPIVAPFLGGYLESALGWEYNFYFLGGLALVIAVLEFIFSGETLKKPAEFHLQKITAVYGTMVRSTDFTLGLLMLCFAYSMVMVYNMTGPYIIEHQLHLTPVIAGYCSLILGLAWMVGGFIGKATIERPFFKKMATNITLQLLLVSIMIISLKFVNGLYAMVAFAFLIHVCAGYTYNNYFTYSMSRFPKNAGIAGGLTGGGVYVLLSFLTYGIVYFIPAHDERNLSYSYMILIVLSAIGMYFIHRLNKKQEAKVSLLAAAA, encoded by the coding sequence ATGTTACAAGATAAAAATCAAAAAATTGCCACTCTCCTGGCATTTTCCCTCATACCGTTATCGGGCTTTGCCACAGATATATACATACCCTCATTACCCAGCATGGGGTTGAGCATGCACGCCGGCAGCCTGCAGGTGCAAATGACACTTACTTTTTTCCTGATCAGCTACGGTATTTCACAGCTTTTTATCGGTAGCATATTGGATAGTTTTGGCCGTTACCGCTTTAGCCTGGTGGCCTTGCTGGTGTTTGCGGCAGCCAGTTTTGTTATCGCTTTAACACATAATATTTATGTGGTGTACCTGATGCGTGTCATCCATGGTATTACTGTGGCGCTTATTGTAGTATCAAAAAGGGCATTCTTTGTGGATGTTTATAAGGATAAGCAGCTAAAACATTACCTCAGTTTGTTTACCATTATCTGGTCGGCGGGGCCAATTGTAGCGCCTTTTTTGGGTGGATACCTGGAAAGCGCTTTAGGTTGGGAGTATAATTTTTACTTTTTAGGAGGCCTGGCATTGGTGATCGCCGTGCTTGAGTTTATCTTCAGCGGCGAAACATTAAAGAAGCCTGCCGAATTTCACCTCCAAAAAATTACGGCTGTGTACGGCACCATGGTTCGCTCAACCGATTTTACGCTTGGGCTGCTGATGCTGTGTTTTGCCTACTCGATGGTGATGGTTTACAACATGACGGGGCCTTACATTATTGAGCATCAATTGCACCTTACCCCTGTTATCGCCGGATATTGTTCGCTGATATTAGGCTTAGCCTGGATGGTTGGCGGCTTCATTGGCAAAGCTACTATCGAGCGCCCGTTCTTCAAAAAAATGGCCACTAACATCACCCTGCAGTTGCTGTTGGTAAGCATCATGATCATCAGCCTGAAATTTGTAAACGGGTTGTATGCCATGGTAGCCTTTGCGTTTTTAATTCACGTTTGCGCAGGTTATACCTATAACAACTATTTCACTTACAGCATGAGCCGCTTCCCTAAAAACGCGGGCATTGCAGGTGGTTTAACCGGCGGCGGTGTGTATGTTTTGCTATCATTCTTAACCTATGGTATTGTATACTTCATCCCGGCACATGATGAGCGGAACCTGAGTTACAGCTACATGATATTGATCGTGTTATCGGCTATTGGTATGTATTTTATCCATCGTTTAAATAAAAAACAGGAAGCTAAAGTTTCATTGTTAGCGGCAGCTGCTTAA
- a CDS encoding DUF2461 domain-containing protein → MTKETSAIIQPSNLNFLEQLRENNERNWFNANKPTYLKELANIELFAGELLRLMNVHDVIETPSGKKSLHRIYRDTRFSLDKTPFKTNWSGGFKRAGKSRRGGYYFHIEPGNSFVGGGFWGPNADDLKRIREEIAYDATRLREILNSDLFISNFGQLEGEQLKTTPKGFDADNEAIDLLRYKQFLLRRRFTDEEVLSDDFLYKMNEGFKAMRPFFDYMSEVLSTDINGIEII, encoded by the coding sequence ATGACAAAAGAAACATCAGCAATTATACAACCATCCAACCTTAATTTTCTTGAACAATTAAGAGAAAACAACGAACGCAACTGGTTCAATGCCAACAAGCCCACTTACCTGAAAGAGCTTGCAAACATTGAACTATTTGCCGGCGAGTTGCTAAGGCTGATGAACGTACATGATGTGATCGAAACTCCATCGGGCAAAAAGAGCCTTCACCGTATTTACCGCGATACCCGTTTTAGCCTTGATAAAACGCCTTTTAAAACCAACTGGAGCGGCGGCTTTAAACGTGCCGGTAAAAGCCGCAGGGGCGGCTACTACTTCCACATTGAACCGGGCAACAGCTTTGTTGGCGGCGGCTTTTGGGGGCCAAATGCTGATGACCTGAAAAGAATAAGGGAGGAAATAGCTTACGATGCCACGCGATTAAGAGAGATCCTAAACAGCGATCTGTTCATTAGCAATTTCGGACAATTGGAGGGCGAACAGCTCAAAACCACCCCAAAAGGTTTCGATGCCGATAACGAAGCCATAGATCTGCTACGTTACAAACAGTTTTTACTCCGCAGGCGGTTTACCGATGAAGAAGTACTGAGCGATGATTTTTTATATAAAATGAACGAAGGCTTTAAAGCCATGCGCCCGTTTTTCGATTACATGAGCGAGGTACTGAGCACTGATATTAACGGCATCGAGATCATTTAA
- a CDS encoding tetratricopeptide repeat protein, giving the protein MFKRFCFLIAVFSFLLSSLTSHAEDDKLLSIHSLSQKHPDSALIILKKIYARAVDKNDGVAEGMCLQQMGEICFNQGHYAQALEFYLHADKVFNKINNPNLLAANMGEMGVLYYYNKQVGKSRQMYNKALAIYKKNNNLKGQAAIFGNIGHLYEKSHQYDSSFYYQNLALKSYNQANYKQGAAKIYENLGSVYEDLAKYDSAYVSFNRSLQLYKEDHNEIGSIEVINNLGDILRKTGKYKESIVQSRRAMELARQTGNIYQLASCSKDLGKVYELMNQMDSAYHYAELSRKYSLEVYSKDGVNQTAFLQVLYDMNKKSDEINRLNNVRKLNQVIAIAGVIVAVLIIILSLVIFSRQRFKIKEQQTLARQKEAEHELVQVQLKNQQLEEENLKQQLEIKSKELSTHTLNLIKNNQFLEHLRTTLHTMVKDDKRDQKKQMQQLISQINDSFNHEQYWKEFTAAFEQVHQQFFDNIRAYSNELTSADMRLIALLRINLNSNDIATLLGISPDSLRVSRYRLRKKLSIPQGDNLTAFIQAL; this is encoded by the coding sequence ATGTTTAAACGCTTCTGTTTCCTTATCGCAGTTTTTAGTTTCCTGTTGTCAAGCTTAACTTCCCATGCCGAAGATGATAAGCTGCTCTCCATCCACTCCCTTAGCCAAAAACATCCGGATTCGGCGCTGATCATCTTAAAAAAGATCTACGCCCGCGCTGTGGATAAAAACGATGGCGTTGCCGAAGGCATGTGCCTGCAGCAAATGGGCGAGATTTGCTTTAACCAGGGCCACTATGCGCAGGCTTTGGAGTTTTACCTGCATGCCGATAAGGTTTTTAATAAGATCAATAACCCCAACCTGTTGGCCGCTAACATGGGCGAAATGGGCGTTTTATACTACTACAACAAACAGGTAGGCAAATCGCGGCAGATGTATAATAAGGCATTGGCCATCTACAAAAAGAATAACAACCTTAAGGGGCAGGCTGCCATTTTCGGCAACATCGGTCACCTGTACGAGAAAAGCCACCAGTACGATAGTTCATTCTATTATCAAAACCTGGCATTAAAAAGCTATAACCAGGCAAACTATAAACAAGGCGCAGCTAAGATTTACGAAAACCTGGGCAGTGTATATGAAGATCTGGCCAAATACGATTCGGCTTATGTAAGCTTTAACCGATCGTTGCAGTTGTATAAAGAAGATCATAACGAAATAGGCTCGATAGAGGTGATTAACAACCTTGGTGATATCCTGCGTAAAACCGGCAAGTATAAAGAGAGCATCGTCCAATCGCGCCGGGCTATGGAGTTGGCCCGGCAAACGGGTAACATCTACCAGCTGGCATCCTGCAGTAAAGATCTGGGAAAAGTTTATGAACTGATGAACCAAATGGACAGCGCTTATCACTATGCCGAGCTAAGCCGCAAATACTCGCTCGAAGTGTACTCGAAAGATGGCGTTAACCAAACCGCCTTTTTGCAGGTGCTGTATGATATGAATAAAAAGAGCGATGAAATTAATCGCCTCAATAACGTGCGTAAACTAAACCAGGTGATAGCTATTGCCGGGGTTATTGTGGCGGTGCTCATCATCATTCTTAGTCTGGTTATCTTCAGCCGGCAACGATTTAAAATTAAGGAGCAGCAAACGCTGGCCCGGCAAAAGGAAGCCGAGCATGAACTGGTACAGGTGCAATTAAAAAATCAGCAACTGGAAGAGGAAAATCTGAAACAGCAGCTCGAAATAAAAAGTAAAGAATTATCAACCCATACTTTAAACCTCATCAAAAATAACCAGTTTCTGGAGCATTTGCGTACCACCCTGCACACCATGGTAAAAGATGATAAGCGTGATCAGAAAAAGCAAATGCAACAACTCATCTCGCAGATAAACGACAGCTTTAACCACGAGCAATACTGGAAAGAATTTACCGCCGCCTTCGAGCAGGTGCACCAGCAATTTTTTGATAACATCCGGGCCTATAGCAACGAACTAACCTCGGCCGATATGCGGCTCATCGCCCTGCTCCGCATCAATCTTAACTCCAATGATATCGCCACCTTGCTGGGGATTTCGCCCGATAGCCTGCGTGTTTCGCGTTACAGGCTGCGTAAAAAGCTCAGTATTCCGCAGGGAGATAACCTTACAGCCTTCATACAGGCTTTATAA
- a CDS encoding phytase yields the protein MRRNNIFSLAPLALLSLTSCKPTADTTEVKPVVITQPVKYDTDDPAIWINKADPSKSLVIGTDKDADGALYVFDLQGKIIEDKVVRGLKRPNNVDLAYGLMLNGKPTDIAITTERISHKLRIYSLPDMKPVDKGGIDMFVGEAGPEYRDLMGISIYTAKDGKMYAIVGRKNGPKTGGYIWQYLLGDDGTGNVKATLVRKFGEYSGKKEIESIAVDNELGYIYYSDEQTGVRQYYADPEKGDKQLSMFGTTGFAADHEGISIYKLTDSTGYILVSDQGANRFQIFSREGTKQNPFEHKLLKVANVAARESDGSDVVNVPLNDTFKHGLFVVMSTDKTFHYYRWEDIAGKELKVK from the coding sequence ATGCGGAGGAATAATATTTTTAGTTTAGCGCCCCTGGCCTTATTGTCGCTCACATCGTGCAAACCCACTGCCGATACTACCGAGGTTAAACCGGTGGTTATTACCCAGCCGGTTAAGTACGATACCGATGATCCGGCTATCTGGATTAACAAGGCCGACCCATCAAAAAGTTTGGTAATCGGTACCGATAAAGATGCCGATGGAGCTTTATATGTGTTTGATTTGCAGGGCAAGATTATTGAAGATAAGGTAGTACGGGGCTTAAAGCGCCCCAATAACGTGGATCTGGCTTATGGCCTGATGCTGAATGGCAAACCAACAGATATCGCCATCACTACCGAGCGCATCAGCCACAAACTGCGCATTTATTCGCTGCCGGATATGAAACCGGTAGATAAAGGCGGCATTGACATGTTTGTTGGCGAAGCCGGTCCGGAATACCGCGATTTGATGGGCATCTCTATTTATACTGCTAAGGATGGTAAAATGTACGCCATTGTAGGCCGCAAAAACGGCCCTAAAACAGGCGGCTACATCTGGCAGTATTTACTGGGCGATGATGGCACCGGAAACGTAAAAGCTACCCTGGTACGCAAGTTTGGCGAGTACAGCGGCAAAAAAGAAATTGAATCGATAGCTGTTGATAATGAGTTAGGCTACATCTATTACTCGGACGAGCAAACAGGCGTGCGCCAGTACTATGCCGATCCGGAAAAAGGAGATAAGCAATTGTCGATGTTTGGTACAACCGGTTTTGCTGCCGATCATGAAGGCATCTCTATCTACAAACTTACCGATAGCACAGGCTATATCCTGGTATCAGATCAGGGAGCAAACCGCTTCCAGATCTTCAGTCGCGAGGGCACCAAACAAAACCCGTTTGAGCACAAGTTGCTGAAGGTGGCTAATGTAGCTGCCCGCGAAAGCGACGGATCGGACGTGGTGAATGTGCCCTTGAACGATACCTTTAAACACGGTTTGTTTGTGGTGATGAGCACCGATAAAACTTTTCACTACTACCGCTGGGAAGATATTGCAGGCAAAGAGTTGAAAGTGAAGTAA
- a CDS encoding TonB-dependent receptor — MNKLLQILLPLLFCASVASAAKIKGHVYDKQTGEALVGATVVLEQTNKAAVTGLDGSFEIKDAPQGPATIRVTYITYKTFTQQINVLKEDNPHLKIYMEAASKDLTEVTVRASAGGSTDREARRIEQNATQVMNIVSGRAIEVSPDLTVANVMQRVSGVSIERNSNGDGQYAILRGMDKRYSYTTVNGVKIPSPDNKYRYVPLDLFPSDLLERLEVYKTLTPNLEGDAIGGVTNMVMKNAPDRLQINANIATGYSQLFFDRDFTSFDASGINHKSPYELHGRTYNATPADFNKGTVTYNSKKPAPNLVGSLSIGQRFLNNKLGVIVAGSYQNTYRGSNSTFYNSSVNSTDQYAVITSKDSRQYSEQQKRLGLHGKVDYVFDKNNKISLYNVYVNLINQQLRDVISTSYNGQYHPETGNAELSYSTRSRLTEQQIYNSTLHGDHSFFDSKFKVQWSAVYSSAKNDVPDNTTVNLNGLEQNYQDRRTSLATTAPITRRWERNTDEDKAGYLDLTYNIFRGDKKLDVMVGGLYRDKQRSSFYNNYTLAQVADHAKDEYGKDFQSYADLNYLVVSNPTGAVINPLTYDASEKTSAGYGMFKYSDAKWEVIAGARVEHTNQGYHLLFSQGESRPTGSQIYTDVLPSATLKYHLTDKAQLHASYYKSLNRPGFYEIVPSKVVNEEYQERGNPDLKRAIADNYDLRYELFPGASENLLVGAFYKRIKDPIEYTFQPDAIRGQDVYYSPGNFGTAKNYGAEVDYTRFFNKIGIRANYTYTHSRITTPKTSRKIDQTTGDLTPILVNQTRPLFGQSAHIANLALLYKDTKKGWDAQIAGAYTGPRINTISQFLNNDLWQKGFVQMDASAEKRFKGGFSVFVKANNILNTPTKLFIKGTNPENDRIAEKIVENGQTLIRNDHYGQSYLLGVRYKFN, encoded by the coding sequence ATGAATAAACTTTTACAAATTCTGTTACCGCTGTTATTTTGTGCTTCGGTAGCCAGTGCAGCAAAAATTAAAGGTCATGTTTATGACAAGCAAACGGGCGAGGCCCTTGTTGGAGCCACCGTTGTTTTAGAACAAACCAACAAGGCAGCCGTTACCGGTCTCGACGGTTCGTTCGAAATTAAGGACGCCCCCCAGGGCCCTGCAACCATCCGGGTAACTTACATTACCTACAAAACATTTACCCAACAGATCAATGTTTTGAAAGAGGATAACCCCCATTTAAAAATCTACATGGAGGCTGCCTCTAAAGATTTAACCGAGGTTACCGTACGGGCTTCAGCAGGAGGATCTACCGATAGGGAAGCCCGCCGCATTGAGCAAAACGCTACGCAGGTAATGAACATCGTATCGGGCAGGGCCATTGAAGTATCGCCCGATTTAACGGTAGCCAACGTAATGCAGCGTGTATCCGGCGTATCTATCGAGCGTAACAGCAACGGCGACGGCCAGTATGCTATTTTACGCGGTATGGATAAAAGGTATAGCTACACCACTGTAAACGGTGTTAAAATACCAAGCCCCGATAACAAATACCGCTACGTGCCGCTGGATCTTTTCCCTTCCGACCTTTTGGAGCGTTTGGAAGTTTACAAAACCCTTACCCCTAATTTAGAAGGCGACGCTATTGGCGGTGTTACCAATATGGTGATGAAAAATGCGCCAGATCGTTTACAGATTAATGCCAATATAGCCACCGGCTACAGCCAGTTGTTCTTTGATCGTGATTTTACCAGTTTTGATGCATCGGGAATTAACCATAAATCGCCTTACGAATTGCATGGCCGTACTTACAACGCCACCCCTGCCGATTTTAACAAAGGTACCGTAACTTACAATTCAAAAAAACCGGCACCAAACCTGGTGGGTAGCTTATCTATCGGTCAGCGGTTTTTGAATAATAAATTGGGCGTCATTGTAGCGGGTAGTTACCAAAATACCTATCGCGGCAGCAACAGTACTTTTTACAATTCATCGGTAAACAGTACCGATCAGTACGCCGTAATTACCAGCAAGGATAGCCGCCAGTATTCTGAGCAGCAAAAACGTTTAGGTTTACACGGCAAGGTTGATTATGTGTTTGATAAAAACAACAAAATAAGCCTTTACAATGTATACGTAAACTTAATTAACCAGCAATTGCGCGATGTGATAAGCACATCATACAACGGGCAGTACCATCCCGAAACAGGCAATGCCGAGTTAAGCTACAGCACCCGCAGCCGCTTAACCGAGCAGCAGATTTATAACAGCACCTTACATGGCGATCACAGCTTTTTTGATAGCAAATTTAAAGTGCAATGGTCGGCAGTATACTCTTCGGCAAAAAATGATGTGCCTGATAATACTACCGTTAACCTGAACGGTTTGGAACAAAATTACCAGGACAGGCGTACATCGCTTGCAACTACAGCCCCTATCACCCGCCGCTGGGAACGTAATACCGACGAAGATAAGGCCGGTTATTTAGACCTTACCTACAATATTTTCCGTGGCGATAAAAAACTGGATGTTATGGTTGGCGGCTTATACCGCGATAAACAACGCAGCAGTTTTTATAACAACTACACACTGGCCCAGGTAGCCGATCATGCTAAGGATGAGTACGGTAAAGATTTTCAAAGCTATGCCGATTTAAACTACCTGGTAGTATCAAACCCAACCGGTGCCGTAATTAACCCGTTAACCTACGATGCATCTGAAAAAACAAGTGCCGGTTACGGTATGTTTAAATACAGCGATGCAAAATGGGAAGTTATAGCCGGTGCAAGGGTTGAACATACCAACCAGGGTTATCACCTGCTGTTTTCGCAGGGCGAATCAAGGCCGACAGGCAGCCAGATCTACACTGATGTATTGCCAAGTGCAACTTTAAAATATCACTTAACCGATAAAGCGCAGTTACACGCATCGTACTACAAATCATTAAACCGCCCTGGTTTTTATGAAATTGTACCAAGCAAAGTAGTGAATGAAGAGTACCAGGAACGTGGTAATCCCGATTTGAAACGTGCCATTGCCGATAACTACGATTTACGTTACGAGCTTTTCCCGGGTGCTTCAGAAAATTTATTGGTAGGTGCCTTTTACAAAAGGATTAAAGACCCGATAGAATACACCTTCCAGCCGGATGCAATAAGGGGCCAGGACGTTTATTACAGTCCGGGTAACTTTGGTACTGCTAAAAACTACGGTGCCGAGGTTGATTATACCAGGTTTTTCAACAAAATAGGTATCAGGGCTAACTATACTTATACCCACTCACGCATCACCACACCAAAAACATCAAGGAAAATTGACCAGACAACCGGCGATTTAACCCCGATACTGGTAAACCAAACCAGGCCGTTGTTTGGCCAGTCGGCACATATTGCCAACCTTGCTTTATTGTATAAAGACACCAAAAAAGGTTGGGACGCGCAAATTGCAGGTGCTTATACCGGTCCGCGTATCAACACCATTTCACAGTTCCTGAATAATGATTTGTGGCAAAAAGGCTTTGTGCAGATGGATGCCTCGGCCGAAAAAAGGTTTAAAGGCGGTTTCAGCGTATTTGTTAAAGCAAACAATATCCTGAACACCCCAACCAAACTATTTATTAAAGGTACCAACCCTGAGAATGACAGGATTGCCGAAAAGATTGTTGAAAACGGACAAACGCTGATCCGCAACGATCATTACGGCCAAAGCTACCTGTTAGGTGTACGTTACAAATTCAATTAA
- a CDS encoding YdeI/OmpD-associated family protein, whose amino-acid sequence MLKKGEHIEGTPAELQVLLDQDVEANEFFESLSKSYKQGYCDWVGSAKQEETRKVRADKAMIMLRNKQKTLKT is encoded by the coding sequence ATGCTAAAAAAAGGAGAACATATTGAAGGCACGCCTGCCGAATTACAGGTGTTATTAGATCAGGATGTCGAGGCGAATGAATTTTTTGAAAGCCTCTCAAAATCATACAAACAAGGCTACTGCGATTGGGTAGGATCGGCCAAACAGGAAGAAACCCGTAAGGTTAGGGCCGATAAAGCGATGATCATGCTTAGAAATAAGCAGAAGACTTTGAAAACCTGA
- a CDS encoding right-handed parallel beta-helix repeat-containing protein produces the protein MKLKQIFTAIALAAVVFSGCEKANIDVDTTPQDGSAIGEVSGVWTKGSVHEIKGDIIVPEGKSLTIEEGVTVLMDATAKPEIIIKGNLYSLGTAESPVKFTVSDAYRTTENKFGKLWGGVLAAPTCAELVLDHTILEYGGNTTSDASTSVKMGLYKAVAGENLPALWFSNINGKLIVQNCIVRNFQEDCTYIEGGKIIFANNVFYTTGVSGGEAMNFKSGCLADVAYNLVYSCNTNALKLSNSGDRIPQAYIIAYNNTMINTGWRRPTAKGGSVWLEATVHADLYNNLFANTRFGIKRDPKKKEDARSLNDYNWYYGYGQTTVDQFQVGSNDIVAGGTHDVRGTKAGENDPKFVNYPLSNDVNSPDFNTAWDFHLQGNSPALGKGTTDFTRHHKAGIALSNGLTYTSPEPATYIGAYGIKL, from the coding sequence ATGAAATTAAAACAGATCTTTACAGCAATTGCGCTTGCCGCCGTAGTTTTCAGCGGTTGCGAAAAGGCTAATATCGATGTTGATACCACGCCGCAGGATGGTTCGGCCATTGGCGAGGTATCGGGCGTGTGGACCAAAGGCAGCGTGCACGAAATTAAAGGCGATATCATTGTACCCGAAGGCAAAAGCCTTACCATTGAAGAAGGCGTAACCGTATTAATGGACGCTACCGCCAAACCGGAAATCATCATCAAAGGTAACCTGTACTCGTTAGGCACTGCCGAAAGCCCGGTGAAATTTACCGTGAGCGATGCTTACAGAACAACCGAGAACAAATTTGGTAAATTATGGGGCGGCGTACTGGCCGCACCTACCTGTGCCGAACTTGTACTTGACCATACTATTTTAGAGTACGGCGGCAACACCACATCTGATGCTTCAACATCGGTAAAAATGGGTCTGTACAAAGCCGTAGCCGGCGAAAACCTGCCTGCGCTTTGGTTTTCAAACATCAACGGTAAACTGATTGTTCAAAACTGTATTGTACGTAACTTCCAGGAAGATTGTACTTACATTGAAGGTGGTAAGATCATATTTGCCAACAACGTATTTTACACCACAGGTGTAAGCGGCGGCGAGGCTATGAACTTTAAATCGGGTTGTTTGGCCGATGTGGCTTATAACCTGGTTTATAGCTGTAACACCAACGCACTTAAATTATCAAACAGCGGCGACCGTATTCCGCAGGCTTACATCATTGCCTATAACAACACCATGATTAACACAGGCTGGCGCAGGCCTACTGCAAAAGGTGGTTCGGTATGGTTAGAGGCTACTGTACATGCCGATTTGTATAACAATCTTTTTGCTAATACCCGTTTCGGCATCAAACGCGATCCGAAGAAAAAGGAAGACGCCCGTTCGCTAAACGATTATAACTGGTACTATGGTTACGGCCAAACTACGGTTGATCAGTTCCAGGTGGGCAGTAACGATATTGTAGCAGGCGGTACGCATGATGTAAGAGGTACTAAAGCCGGTGAAAACGATCCTAAATTTGTTAACTATCCATTAAGTAACGATGTTAACAGTCCTGATTTCAACACCGCCTGGGATTTCCATTTGCAAGGTAATTCACCTGCATTGGGTAAAGGTACAACAGATTTTACCCGTCATCACAAAGCGGGTATAGCATTAAGCAATGGCTTAACCTATACATCGCCCGAACCGGCAACTTACATTGGCGCTTACGGAATTAAATTGTAA